Proteins found in one Rickettsiales bacterium genomic segment:
- a CDS encoding RidA family protein, which yields MSNQVVHNSSTAPEPVGAYPHARRVGELLFLSGVGPRQKGTKVIPGVTLDESGKIVDYDIEAQCRSVFNNVRDILESSGAKWEDLVDVTVFLTNMDDDFKAYNALWKEYFGENPPCRTTLEINKLPTPIAIELKCVAVMKD from the coding sequence ATGTCAAACCAAGTTGTTCATAATTCAAGCACTGCGCCGGAGCCTGTTGGCGCTTATCCGCATGCGCGTCGTGTGGGCGAATTATTGTTTCTATCCGGTGTAGGGCCGCGCCAAAAAGGTACAAAAGTCATTCCTGGTGTCACGTTGGACGAAAGTGGAAAGATTGTCGATTATGATATTGAAGCACAATGCCGCAGCGTGTTTAATAATGTGCGCGATATTTTGGAATCCTCTGGTGCGAAGTGGGAAGATTTGGTCGATGTGACCGTGTTTCTCACCAATATGGATGATGATTTCAAAGCGTATAATGCGCTATGGAAAGAATATTTCGGCGAGAACCCGCCATGCCGTACGACTCTTGAGATTAACAAACTGCCAACGCCCATCGCTATTGAGCTAAAATGCGTTGCAGTGATGAAGGATTAA
- a CDS encoding 3-hydroxyanthranilate 3,4-dioxygenase, whose translation MSYLPPINLQAWIEEHRDQLKPPVCNKMVYEVGDFIIMVIGGPNTRKDYHDDPGEEFFYQLEGDMILRVMEDGKPKDVTIKQGEIFLLPPHIHHSPQRFENTVGLVIERKRFEGELDGFAWYCDECHSKIHEEFVPLKSIVDDLPPLFDRFWNSEENRTCGECNHIMPPKGS comes from the coding sequence ATGAGCTACTTGCCACCCATCAACCTTCAAGCGTGGATTGAAGAGCATCGCGACCAGTTAAAACCGCCTGTTTGCAATAAGATGGTGTATGAGGTAGGTGATTTTATCATTATGGTTATTGGCGGTCCTAACACTCGCAAAGATTACCATGACGATCCTGGCGAGGAGTTCTTCTATCAGTTAGAAGGCGATATGATCTTGCGCGTGATGGAAGACGGAAAGCCGAAAGATGTGACCATCAAGCAAGGTGAAATATTCTTGCTTCCGCCGCATATTCATCACTCGCCGCAGCGCTTTGAGAATACCGTTGGCCTCGTGATCGAGCGTAAGCGTTTTGAGGGCGAACTTGATGGTTTCGCCTGGTATTGTGATGAGTGTCACAGCAAGATTCACGAAGAATTTGTGCCGCTCAAAAGCATTGTCGATGATTTACCTCCTTTGTTTGATCGTTTTTGGAATAGCGAAGAAAATCGTACTTGTGGCGAGTGTAATCACATCATGCCGCCTAAAGGATCTTGA
- a CDS encoding amidohydrolase family protein, which produces MNYPYQPTEKWDVHTHTTLSPDTYEKLARFTHYSEFVRIQAHASKPCCASMINNTGDTMREIEANAYEAAVRVDECDVFGVSVQVLSPTPMMIPDYVDNGQDAAEICRILNDDNAATVAKFPKRFVALGALPMRAPELAIKEMRRIRDELGMPGVEILSNINGEELDDPKFFAIFEAAAELGMAIFIHPWGGFMSPTEPKLKARMHASRNWRPWLIAMGMETALAFDAMRSGGVHERLPHLRVLYAHGGGVFPSLLGRLEHGAYCRPDLFTQASNQNPYDAVRDCQIYTDTLTHNPWVLELLIHTLGASWIAMGSDYPYPLGEVEPFNADSLKDAKGNSCPYPQAKGIYPGHMIEHLPSTDADREAAWSHFHWLARDNADGMRRLPLLTGEQKQRMLSGTAKEWLGL; this is translated from the coding sequence ATGAATTATCCGTATCAACCGACTGAGAAATGGGATGTGCATACGCATACGACCCTCTCGCCGGATACGTATGAGAAGCTTGCGCGCTTTACGCATTATAGCGAGTTCGTGCGTATTCAGGCGCATGCCAGCAAGCCATGCTGCGCTAGTATGATTAATAACACCGGCGATACGATGCGTGAGATTGAGGCGAATGCCTATGAAGCCGCCGTGCGCGTTGATGAATGCGATGTTTTTGGCGTCTCGGTTCAGGTGCTTTCACCGACGCCGATGATGATTCCTGATTATGTCGATAACGGGCAAGATGCGGCAGAGATTTGCAGAATCCTCAATGATGATAATGCGGCGACGGTCGCGAAATTCCCGAAACGTTTTGTCGCACTCGGCGCGCTGCCGATGCGTGCACCAGAGCTTGCCATAAAAGAGATGCGCCGTATTCGTGACGAGCTCGGCATGCCGGGTGTGGAAATCCTCTCCAACATTAATGGCGAGGAGCTGGACGATCCAAAATTCTTTGCCATCTTTGAGGCGGCGGCCGAGTTGGGTATGGCGATTTTCATCCACCCATGGGGTGGGTTTATGTCACCGACGGAACCGAAACTCAAAGCCCGTATGCATGCCTCGCGTAACTGGCGACCATGGCTGATTGCGATGGGAATGGAAACCGCACTTGCGTTTGATGCGATGCGTAGTGGCGGTGTGCATGAGCGTTTGCCGCATTTACGCGTGCTCTATGCGCATGGCGGCGGGGTGTTCCCCAGTTTGTTAGGGCGCTTGGAGCATGGTGCCTATTGCCGCCCTGATCTCTTCACGCAGGCTTCTAATCAGAACCCGTATGATGCGGTGCGTGATTGTCAAATTTACACCGATACGCTCACCCATAATCCATGGGTGTTAGAGCTGCTTATCCATACGCTTGGTGCAAGCTGGATCGCCATGGGTTCTGACTATCCCTACCCGCTAGGCGAGGTCGAACCGTTTAATGCCGATAGCCTAAAAGATGCCAAAGGTAATAGCTGTCCCTATCCACAAGCGAAGGGCATTTATCCCGGTCATATGATCGAGCACCTCCCATCGACCGATGCAGATAGAGAAGCCGCGTGGAGTCATTTCCATTGGCTGGCCCGCGATAATGCTGATGGCATGC